In Melospiza melodia melodia isolate bMelMel2 chromosome 9, bMelMel2.pri, whole genome shotgun sequence, the genomic window GTCTGGCTGGCAAGGGAACACCCccaccctggcagagctgggcagcagcagcaaactgcCACAGCCTGCCTTAGCTTGTGTCAGGCATTCAGCTCAGACTTGGCAGCAGCAGGACATTCCTCCTGTCCACTGCGGCCTGGCCCAAGGGATATCTGGGAATCCCCACGGCAGCTctactgtccctgcagtgcccagcccagagcaggcagtgccattccctgcagggctgctgctgcctgccctgtgaaacccccagctgctgctgggcaggctggCACTGTGTGAGAGCAGCAaagctgtgcccctgccagggGAATGCTTTAGGCcaagggctcacacagcagcattCTGGGCTCTGCTGACTTATCATCTCCCTGTTCCTGGGGCTCTCCCTCCCCAGCACTTCTGTGGGTTGTTATTCCTGGAAAACATCCTAGAGACACTTTCAATCATGCCTTCATCCACTGACATTTATAGAGCttcttccagcagctgatggatttAACAGTGTGGATCTTCCCCCAGCCCCAGTCTGTTTACGCCTGTCCCTCCATGGGGTTTGCCATTGCCCCAGTGCATGGTGAGGGCTAAAGGcaaagctgcagctctgctgccaacAGCTTTCAGCTCCTGGGCACAGACCTGTCCTGGCAAAGCCCATTGTAGCCGTCCTCTGCTCACTCCTGTCCAATGCCCTGCCCTCCAACCCAATCCTGCTCTGGTCTGTCCCAGCCATCTCTGCTTCTCCCTCTTGGgcggagcagctgcagggctgccaaACTTGCAGTACTCAGACTATTTCTTAAAGTCTCAGCTCCTGAAATAGTGGGAAAACTTCAATTTCCTGACCTCCTGCAGCTTTTGTGCCTTTAAGGAGTTTCTCACCCTTCTGCTTGTGCAGGAAAAGCAGGGACCAGGAGCTTGCTGCCCGTGCCAGGGAGCAGAGGATGGGCACAGCACGCAACCAGGGAGACCCAGGCTGCagagcagtggctgtggctgctctgtgccagggacaCTCAGACCTGTCAGGCAGCCATCAAAAATCCCACAGGTGGTCATTCAGCCTCCCTCACCACCTCGAGGAACCAGGGCAAGAGAGATGTGTAAGGGAAAGGtggatgcagggctgggcaggggcttgggcagggTGTCAAGCACCCAGCCCTGAAGTGCAGGAGTCCCTTTCATCAAACCGTGGTGGAGCCAAAGCCCCTGAGGGCAGCACATCCTCCTTGCTctcccagcagcttttccagCCACAGGAAATCCCCTCTGACCTCACCACAGCCCACTCCAGCAGTCTTCTGGGCAGATCAGGCCAGCAGAtcctctggagcagctctgatccGACCCAGATACCCACTGGCAGCACACACCACAGCTGTGAATGCATTTCCTCCAGGGAATTACTTTGGGCATGCCTCCATGGGACATGTGCCACACCTGAAAGCACTGTGAGAATTCAGGCATCACCCATGAGCACCTTGCTCAAGAAACCCAGAGATCTGCTCTGGGCAGGTCAGCACAATGAGGCAATACTTTAGTGCTCAGCTCACAGCTCCACAATTGGGTGGGACCCTAAAATAAACTGGTATCAACACAACTAACATGctaaaaaaaaagttattctaCTAATTACCACTAGATTGGAAAAGACATTAGTACTCTGAGCAATTTTGAGATGCTCATCAAGCATCAAACCAGTCTAATTACTCAAACTTATGGGGCAAAACTCTGCCAAGCCCCAAATCTCCTATATGAGGTGCACAAAGCCTACCAGCCTCACTCAGCACCAAATTCCTGTGCTGTTCCTGACACACGACCCCTCCTGCCAACATCTCCATTTGGAGCAATTTGGAAGCATCCCGAGGACCCCCAGTGTGGGACTACTTTGCCAAGGAACATAAATCTCAGTGATGGACCATGAGCCAGGGGGGATGGGGGCACCCTCTTCCCTGCATGCTGCCAGGGTGACTGGGCCAGACAGGCCCCCTtctcccaccagcacccccagactgCTCTCCCCTCCCCTGCTCTGGCATCCATCAAAAGAGCTCAGCACCAGGCACGGTCAGAAAGGcacagtgctggcagctgggccatGCTGGAGGTAAGAATGGGACATGaggatagagcagaactgttttTATTGGAGGTGTCAAGAGCAGGAACAAGAACAAACCTACAGGCTCCCTCCTCAAGTGCCATCCTCCCCtcgcccaccaccaccaccaccaccaccacgggGCAGTCAGCATCATGTGCGTGCTACGAGACAACGGCCAAGACTTACACTGTGCTTCAGCCAAAAGCCAGACAAAGCCCCAGCACCCCGCTGCCACCCCCTCCTCGGTGACTGCGAGCTCAGCttggccctgctggggcagggcagcacaTTCACCTTCCCTCTGAGCAGGGCTGAGTTTTGCGTGAGATGCTGTGGTTAAGGGAAGTCGGGAGCACAGCTCCACcaaagtgccagggcaggtgacctgggctgcagctcccagggacatctcggaggagcccagcagagcgagctgtgcagcctgggcagggctgccacagccacaggCAAAAACGGCATCGCTACACCCCAAAGGGCTTCGCTGCCCCCTCTCTTCaacacaaaccaaaccaaagggGAGAGGGGTCAGAAGACACACCAGGAGGGGATGCGAGACGGGTCTGGAGCGGCGTTTGGCTCTGCATCACTTGCCAGCCCGACGCTCCTCCTGGCGCTTGGTGAGGATGTATTTGAAGAACTCGTACACGGACCAGGCAATCGCCGTGGAGGGCATCTGAAAGATGACTCTGGCCTGGACCCCTCTGAAGTAGGCGGGCACACCGCCCACCTGGTACACCGTCCTGAAGGCATTGGCCATGCCTGTGATGTGTCCGCTGATGTTGGAGCTCAAGGCCAGGGACTCCTGGGTGTTGAGCAGCGTTTTGCAAACGTCCAAAGGCGTCGTGGCGGCAGCAGCGACGGCCCCCGCGCAGGCCCCAGAGACCACGTGGGAGCCTGGGTTGTACTGTCTGAGGGGGTTCAGCTGCTCTTGCAGGAACTCATAGGTCATGAAGTGAATGGCTTGGAAGGGGATGTTCATGGTGAGCTGGGTGGTGTAGCTGCGGTAGAAAGCCCCGGCCCCTTCGTTGCGCCACACGGCCCGCACACAGTCCATCACGTGCTGGTAAGGCGAGTTGTACATCTGCATCCTCTGCTTCACCACTTGGGACAGGCAGCGGCAGCCAGCACCCGGGCACGGAGGGGGAGAGGAGAAACAAGGGTAAACACAAAGCCAGGCTTCCTCCAACTGCTTGGAGTTTGGTGACATTGGTCTAAGAGCTGAAGAGAGACAACTCGAACCACCGGTGCCCACGTGTCTCCAGACAGGACagcagctgtttaaatctgctgaGGCATCACTGCCACACACACATCACCACTCACATGCCACAGCCTCAGGGAATATCCTGATATCCCACTGCTTACAGTCCAGATCCACCCTTGCTCCCGAGCAACCAGTGTTTCCCCATCCactgctgcagagccagcagtCAGTCAGAAGAACCCCTTGGCATCCAGTTTCTTATTTCCCAGACAGCTCTCGATCTAGACAAGACTGTCCCTCCCTTTCCACCCCCACTGCAGCCCAGAATAACCACAGCTCATTGCAGAGCCCACTAGCCAGGAGCTGTTAGCAGCCACTCTGGGCAAGGTTCAGAGccaaacaccccaaaccaccCAAGAGTGGGACAGGGGAGTCCAGAGCACAGCCTGCCACTGCTCTACCCCCCCCATCTCAATGTGACCATAAGGAGCTCAAAATGATGTCGTGCTGAACTACTACAGTCACGACAAGAGAAGCTGCATGACAATGGTATGGCAGCTGCCTGCTCCTCGAGGTCCCTGCCATGCAGTGGGAAGGCAGGATCTGCACCCATATCAGCTGGAGCCTGCACTGTCACAAGCTCTCcagttttaaaagggaaaaataccTTCATGACTGGCCTTTCCTCATTGCTTCTCCTTCTCCCACCACTTCCACGGACTCAGTAAAATTACTAACTCCCTCTAACTTTTTCATATATACCAGGCTCATCAAAATCAGCATCTTCCAGACATTTCACAAGATCTCCGTTCTCCCAACTTCTCTAGCAGTTTTTACATCTCACTCTTTTAATTCTCTTGAACACAGGCCCACGACTGCACCACCTCTTTCCTAGATCTCAATACAGCAGTCCCCAGCTTCCACACACTCAGAATGACTTTGGCAGTGCCAATCACATCTCTCTTcccttctctcctgctccagGTTACAGTCCCCGGCCAAACTCCTGAATGAAAGGCCCATACCCCgcctcccagctcctcctgaaCCGTGCTTTGCTGTGCTCCCAAGTTAATCTCTTCtacccaccctgcccacagcagccagCCACCAGGATCCCTACCTGGAGCCACGGGCCCCCAAAGAACCCCTGCAGTCAGGCAAGAACAAGGGCACTCTCTGTGCTACAGAGGGGACCAAAGATGCTCGGGCAGACCCTGATTCTCCCCTCCCCAGCAGGCCAGTACCATCATTACCTTCAGCAGGGTTCATGGCTGCATCGTGGAGCAACGTTGCTACACACCCGGCTGCACCTGCAAAACAAGAAGTGCCACATGTGAGGGGGGGAAAGGTGAGGGACCCTGGGACTCCAGCACAGCCCCAAGTCCCTGGCAGAGGCACAGGAGGAGGCCCATGAAAAAGGTGAGATCTGAAGGCAGCCTCCATCTCCCTTCCAAAAGGCAGGCTGGTCCTCAGGGGTTCCCACCCAGACTGAGATACAGGAAGAGAGGGGGAAGGTAGTGGCAGGCTGCCATGTCCCATGGGGTCACCGGGGACTCATCTGTGCCCACTCTTGGGGGGACAGGCCAATGCCACCAGCTGGCAGCCCACGGTGAGTGTCCCCACGTCCCGCTGGCACTTGCTGCACGCCTGCCAAGGGCGGAACGTGCCCTGCTCTCCCCTCAGCCCCATGCTCCCCCTACTGTGGCGGGTCCTGGAGACGGGCAACGGGCACCATGGCGAGACGGGCTCCGAAACCACATGGCGCTCCTGGGGCGAGCTCTGGCACTGCCGACCCACGGGGCCACGGCCAGTCCCAGCTTGTCTGCAGGCAGCTCCCGTCCACCAGCATCCTCCCGAGCCAGGGCCACCGACCCGCTTCAGGCCAGCTACCTGGCGGCAGCTCTGCAGGCGCGGCGCGTCCCCGTGCCCGGCACCGTGCGGCTGGCTCATGGCTGGAGAGAGCACAGGGCTTTAGGACACCCGCGGCACCCCGACCCGCGCCGGGACCGCCCTACCGCCAcaccgccgctcccgccccgctccccccggGCTGCCGGGGCCGGTACCGTTGGCCACATGGCTATTGCCCCCCGCGTGGATAACGTCGCTCAGCGTCTTTTTTAACTTTTCGTAGCAGGCGAAGTAGAGGGCGTGCGCCGGCCCGGCGCCGGTGGCCGTGATGTTCAGGCCGCGCATGGGCCGCCAGACGCCCTCGGTGCGGGCGATGCGCCACAGGGCCTCCAGCACGTTCCGGTAGCGAGCGGCGGGCTCCGGCTGCAGGCTCTGCATCCGCGTCTGCAAAACAGGGCGGGCCCGGCCGCGCGGCTCGTcaggccgtgcccggggctccccGTGGGACGCGCCGGCCCCGTCCCTCCCCGCG contains:
- the SLC25A28 gene encoding mitoferrin-2 isoform X1 — its product is MWFRSPSRHGAAGCVATLLHDAAMNPAEVVKQRMQMYNSPYQHVMDCVRAVWRNEGAGAFYRSYTTQLTMNIPFQAIHFMTYEFLQEQLNPLRQYNPGSHVVSGACAGAVAAAATTPLDVCKTLLNTQESLALSSNISGHITGMANAFRTVYQVGGVPAYFRGVQARVIFQMPSTAIAWSVYEFFKYILTKRQEERRAGK
- the SLC25A28 gene encoding mitoferrin-2 isoform X2 is translated as MELGAGAGAGAGPGARGGAESGRVLLLLMGGGGGAGRARRGGAETEVAPGPGPGPGGPEPRSPPAPDYEALPQGAAVSTHMLAGAVAGVMEHCVMYPIDCVKTRMQSLQPEPAARYRNVLEALWRIARTEGVWRPMRGLNITATGAGPAHALYFACYEKLKKTLSDVIHAGGNSHVANGAAGCVATLLHDAAMNPAEVVKQRMQMYNSPYQHVMDCVRAVWRNEGAGAFYRSYTTQLTMNIPFQAIHFMTYEFLQEQLNPLRQYNPGSHVVSGACAGAVAAAATTPLDVCKTLLNTQESLALSSNISGHITGMANAFRTVYQVGGVPAYFRGVQARVIFQMPSTAIAWSVYEFFKYILTKRQEERRAGK